The proteins below are encoded in one region of Aphis gossypii isolate Hap1 unplaced genomic scaffold, ASM2018417v2 Contig00075_ERROPOS54815, whole genome shotgun sequence:
- the LOC126553142 gene encoding uncharacterized protein LOC126553142 has translation MSKRTNKILGLVKDSNGCNINCKVSKPHVRRNLIRELNSTKHTSFYNCKKNVLEWINNNENAKYVNDEVNFVNLKTFNRPENLSLVQDDANKVVDNDNNSVNEDIPMQGDDIGYCDVMNIDHFEYIFLNESKQATINTQNIVTSNTIFETKAIEQVENFQNECVGTVETVEVFKHLQNDNEQEKANDINYVPGTCMSIHQEDGYTQNKKKKRESKKDDTRERRNDIKLKRNSGDEYKTKMGKMVNKRVCIPLVKCRANCQEKIDCELQQKIFTNYWSFKSYDRRITFISSLITSSDKITQRKRRNTPEKQKNRVKTYHYSIPKDGINVLVCRGCFLKIFGETDKFIRNICLKKINSPVNTCSPDKRGKAVPRNKYSPEVIKSITDHIDKLPAYESHYCRRETSKKYLPSHFTLQHIYEEYSKTVEKPVSRTIYHKYFQLSGLKIKSPKKDTCSTCDKLKIQLTNANCSNEQNIILKNQQIQHHNDAEEAYNIKKQDIATSSDNHCVLAFDLQQCLPTPSLESSVAFYKRQLWTFNFTIHDTRSSIASYYIWNETLAKRGANDIGSSLYHYLNNLPSNVSHVTMYSDCCPGQNKNGIIMAMCLYFLERQENVKIIDHKFMVPGHSRMECDSDHARIEKAKKRYPFSINHPHDWLKLINWAGKDKFINTEMKQDQFFDFNNVINDAIVSSEDENE, from the exons atgtcgaAAAggaccaataaaatattaggacTAGTAAAAG attctAATGGATGTAACATTAATTGTAAGGTTTCTAAGCCACATGTGCGGAGAAATTTAATCAGAGAACTAAACTCAACAAAACACACTTCATTttacaattgtaaaaaaaatgtattg GaatggataaataataatgaaaatgcaaaatatgtaaatgatgaggttaattttgtaaatctgAAAACTTTTAATCGGCCTGAAAATTTATCACTAGTCCAA gatGATGCTAATAAAGTtgttgataatgataataatagtgttaatGAAGACATACCTATGCAGGGCGATGATATAGGGTACTGTGATGTTATG AATATAGATCActttgaatacatatttttgaatgaatCTAAACAAGCCACAatcaatacacaaaatatagtaacttcaaatacaatttttgaaactaAG GCTATAGAACaagttgaaaattttcaaaatgaatgTGTAGGAACTGTTGAAACTGTtgaagtttttaaacatttg CAAAATGATAATGAACAGGAAAAAGCAAATGACATAAATTATGTGCCTGGTACTTGTATGTCTATTCACCAAGAAGATggttatacacaaaataaaaaaaaaaagagagaaaGTAAGAAAGATGATACAAGAGAACGTAGAaatgacataaaattaaaaagaaattctgGTGATGAATATAAGACAAAGATGGGGAAAATGGTGAATAAGCGCGTTTGTATACCTTTAGTTAAATGTAGAGCAAATTGCCAAGAAAAAATTGATTGCGagttacaacaaaaaatatttacaaattattggtCTTTTAAAAGCTATGATAGgcgaattacatttatttctagTTTAATAACAAGTAGCGATAAAATTACCCAAAGAAAGAGAAGAAACACcccagaaaaacaaaaaaatcgagtTAAAACATATCATTATTCTATTCCCAAAGAtggtataaatgttttagtttGTAGAGGGtgcttcttaaaaatattcggGGAAACAgacaaatttattagaaatatctgtcttaaaaagataaattctCCTGTCAATACCTGTTCACCAGATAAAAGAGGAAAGGCTGTACCGCGAAATAAATATTCACCTGaagttataaaaagtataactgATCACATTGATAAACTTCCAGCATATGAAAGTCATTATTGTCGTCGTGaaacaagtaaaaaatatttgcctTCACATTTTACTTTACAACATATTTATGAGGAATACTCTAAAACTGTAGAAAAACCTGTAAGCCGTACAAtataccataaatattttcaattatcaggtcttaaaattaaaagtccCAAAAAAGATACATGCTCTACctgtgataaattaaaaattcaacttaCTAATGCAAATTGTTctaatgaacaaaatataattttgaaaaatcaacaaattcAACATCATAACGATGCCGAGGaggcgtataatataaaaaaacaagacATTGCTACATCTTCTGATAATCATTGTGTTCTGGCATTTGACTTACAACAGTGCTTACCAACTCCTAGTTTAGAGTCTTCTGTTGCCTTCTATAAAAGGCAATTGTggacttttaattttactatacacgATACTCGGTCGTCTATTGCTTCATACTATATTTGGAATGAAACTTTGGCGAAAAGGGGAGCCAATGACATCGGTTCATCTCTTTaccactatttaaataatttgccaTCAAATGTTTCCCATGTGACTATGTATAGCGACTGTTGTCCAggacaaaacaaaaatgggATAATTATGGCTATGTGCCTTTATTTTTTGGAAAGACAAGAAAATGTAAAGATCATTGACCACAAATTTATGGTTCCTGGTCATTCCCGAATGGAATGCGATTCGGACCATGCGAGAATTGAAAAGGCAAAAAAACGTTACCCATTCTCCATAAATCATCCACATGATtggttaaaacttataaactgGGCTGgaaaagataaatttattaatacagaaATGAAACAAGatcaattttttgatttta ataatgttattaatgatGCAATAGTTTCATCCGAGGATGAGAATGAATGA